Sequence from the Amblyraja radiata isolate CabotCenter1 chromosome 24, sAmbRad1.1.pri, whole genome shotgun sequence genome:
tacatacagAAGAATGCAAGATGATTCTGCTCACAAACAGAACCACACTGTAATAAACAAGATATTTTTATccaacaataaaaaaaaacatattttcatcaTGCTAGTAATGTAACATTCTGTGTTGATTTCCAGTCTCCTGACTTAGGCAAGTATGCACACCATACAAACAAGGTATTTGCAGAACAAACATTAAGTGATAAcaaattttaaaattgatttataATTATAGGAACATGAACTCATCCACTTGTGCTCTCACTGTCATTCACAACAGGGATtgaaaggatatggattatgtgtaggcagataagagttggttttggcatcatgttcacgatagaatggttcagttgtctgataacagctggaaagaaaaggtgcctgaatctggaggcatgcgttttcacacatctgtacctcttgcctgttgggagaagtgagaagagggagtgaccaggataagacttgtccttgattatgctggtagcctttgttgggatgcatcacaacatggtttgggaacagctccttctaagactgtaagaaattgcagagagttgtggatgttaaccagaccatcacacaaacaaatctcctttccattgactccatctatactttacGCTGCctgtcttgtgctgcactgttttatgttctttaAATAAAGACCCTGCCTCCTCAATTCTCATGATAAACTCTCTATCCCAGGAATCGATTGTGAACATATATTCTAATCGATCTATCAGGTTCATTTTTATTTGGATAGGGAAGCAAGACCTCGATAAAATATTCCATACGATGTCTGAACAAAGTGCAATACTATTGGACCAAGTCATCTCTACTCTTGTACTCAAGTTTGTACAGATTAAAAGACCAATCTACCATTGACTACCCAATTGCTTGCAATACCCACTATAAATTGGGTTAGTGTGCAAAGGTATGCACACTAATTCCTTTCAATCCCTTCTTTAAAAGAACACTTCACCTTTCCATTTCTTCTGACACCAATGTAAAGATTTCCACATATATATTATTTAATGAGAAATACTCACAATTGTGCCAGTCATCAAGCACATATTGTGTTgtggaagataaacacaaaaagctggagtaactcagcggaccaggcagcaagaagggtctcgacctgagacgtcaatcattccttctctccagagaaggcctctctccctatctccagagaaggtcactcattccttctctccagagaaggtctctctgtctcgctgagttactccagctttttgtgtctatcttcggtttaaaccagcatctgcagttccttcctacacaaatggtGTTGTGCTGTGTTTAATGTCTAGATAATTGAACATAATGAGTTTGAGCTTTACTTTTGCCTCAATGGACTAATCCCATAGTAAAATAGTTTGAAATTCTAGTCCTTTATTTCTGGGACATGGGTTTTTAAGAGGCACATCAAGCTATAAATATTGTTTTATGTTACCCGTCCTTAAAATTTGCATTTTACTGGCATAGTATATTTTAAAATAAGGGCATTATAAATTTACATACGCTATTTTAATAATTTGTATATCTTCTGATCTACATTCAGCTTTTTAAATGTTATCTAGAATGTTAAGCAAAAAACGCACCCACTTGTAGCGCAAATTTTTTAATTACTTGTTCAGCCAGTTTGGCAAGCCGCTGGGTGACACAAATACTCTTGATCTCTTGGTtgaaaagacatcaccagtaaaagggaaaattatcaccaccgatcgcaagatttagtttagtttagtttaaaagtagagtacagaaacaggccttttggcacaccgagtccgcgcagaccagcaatccccatacactaacactatcctacacacttggaataatttacaagttttactgaaacggctgtggaagatccggaaagtcatctggaggagagggaaagtggcgcagcagtggcgattcgctgaaggagtctggatcccgaAGGAAGAAGATTCGAAGAACATCGATCAGTTCCGGATATCTCCTGGCTAAATGTTGaaggcaagatcttcttcagcagagTAGCGAGGCTAaacaacttcctctccagcaatggatACATCGAAAGcacagtgcaaaagggaggcttatctggagtgccggggtgtccagagcacacgggagtggtgacccagctcctCAGAGAAGTCAGGGAGACAAGGGAGACCTGACaatgctctggcttgacctggccaacgcctacggctccaaCCCGCACAAGCTTATCCAGGCAGTtttggccaagcatcatgtgccgggacaagtggcagatctcatcctggactattacaaccagttcagcatgagagtctcagcaGGGTcattaacatcagagtggcacagactggaggttggaatcatcacaggctgtaccatctcagtgatcctttttgccttggcgaagaacatgatcgtcaagtctgctgagccagagtgctgaGGCCCATcagaccaagtcaggaatgcgccaaccaccaattaGAGCCTTAATGGACAATCTGACTGTcagcactgagtcagtgccaggaggcaggtggatcctgtaGGTGTTGgagaggtttaagccaggaaaatcaaggtcaccggtgctgaagaagggcaagtcatggacaggttctgcttcagcatcgaagggacaccaatcccaactgtctccgaaaggccagtgaagagtcttggcaaggtgtttaacagcagcctgaaggatacagcatcagtCCAGGCATCCTGTCAGGTtttggagagctggttgagagcggtGGACCAGTTGGGGCTTCCCGGTAAGTACAAGGCgtagatttaccagcatggtatcctgccaaggatactctggctactgcttgttcaagttcaaattcacatttattgccacatgcaccaattaaggtacagtggaatttgatttacatgcagccacacaatcaaaaagagcacaatacacaatagaatatgaCATGTACAtctaccacagtggaatcaacattcttcactgtgatggaaggcaataatgttcagtcagtcctcctcctttgttcatccgtggtcggggccatgaactctccgcagtcgccgctacggacggcccgatgtataggccctctcgtcgggatactTGAAACTCCGATGTCGAGACGGACGGAGTTTCaagccgaatcggccgcttcctatcgGAGACCgctggcttcacgatgttataggctgcaggccggcggtaggagctcttctccggcgagggatcccagacttCGCGATGGAAAatccacgccgcgcccgcggctagaagctccgcagacgctGGCTTCAAGATGTTATAGTCCGCTGGCCAACGATCGGAGCACTTCTACTGGTAATCCCCAGCAAGGGATCACCCGGCTCCGTGACGGAGAGTCCGCACTGCgcccgctgaagctctgggcccgactccgggagaggccgcaccaatccaagctgttaggctgcgagggagggcgaaaatgCGACTAGGAGAAACGTCGCATtccatcgaggtaagtgactgaaagacAGTTTCCTCCTATTCCCCGCCACCACtccccccacactaaaacacacttttagataaaaacacacttttagacgTACTAAAAACGAAAAAAAGTCAAAAGGACAAAcagctgttggcgaggctgccggcTCGCGGTGCCATCCAAGGTGAAGTCCCAatctccatcgtagagagattggagacgaAAGTCAGTGGCTTCCTCAGGAGGTGGGTGGGACTGCcctggagccttagcagcatcaccctttacggaaataacatcaagctccagctgcccctgaagtccttgGAGGatgagtttaaggtgactcgggctAGAGAGGCGATGATGTACAGTAACTCCAGCGACCTTCCAAGGTGGTTCAGGcacgggtggaggtgaaaactaggaggaagtggagagccggcgaagccgtgctgcaagcggagtctcggatacgccacaggtgggagcagtgactcggggaagagctggtcTGGGTATCTTGacaagtttgacaaggccaaggggaaggagaggcgcaggctggtccaggaggaagtgagggcagtggtggaggagcagAGGTCTACTAGAGCggttggcttgaggcagcagggggcctggacaaggtgggagcaggacatggaccaaaaagtcacatggactgagctctggcaggctgaaccacagcgtatcaagttcctggtccaggcagtgtatgatgtcctgcccagcccatcgaacctctttgtctggggcaaagcggaatctccagattgccgcaatactcaggcaaggggacgttggaacacatcctgagctgctgcccaaaggctcttgggcagggccagtACACATGGTGTcatgaccaggttctcaaacccattgcagaagctatcagcatgggaatcagcacctGCAGACGAGCACGCCCACCAcctagatgatcaccttcgtgaaggccggagtgcagctgccaagaagcacggcagccaggaatccatcaggaatcctggcaactgtgcaggactggcagctttctgtagacctgatgaaacagctgaagttcccacagcacattgccacgaccaccctgaggccagacatcatcctggtctcagaggcgaccaaaaccatcgtcttgttggaactgacagtgccgtgggagggccgtctggaggaggcccacgagaggaagaagaCTAAGTACgatgagctggtcatagactgccgtaagcagggctggaaggcaaggtgtatgcccatcgaggttggctgcagaggttttgcagggcaatcgctctacaatgccttgagtgcactgggcatcaacggaatggaggggaggtgagccatcaagaacaccatagaggcagcggagaaagcctcgagatggctctggatcaggagaggaggtccatggggagcagcgaatgccacctgaacacgtcATGGCCTAATTAACCATGGCTGGGTCACCTGGGTGAGGCTGTCTGATTTTGAAAGAccggaaacacccaatgaccccaggttacatcactgatgatgtgttcaggagcatcaattaaTGTATTTTTTTATCAACCTACGtcctgtacaaacctgtacgtctttggagtgtaggagaaaacccggagcacctggagaatacccacacaatcacggggagaacctacaaactccgtacagacagtacccattgtcaggatcgacccgggtctctagcactgtaaggtatCAACTCTATCACttagccatcgtgccgccctgtaGAAGGCCTCCTTTGTTACTGGAAAGTGTTGCCAACCATAAATTTTGGCCAAGTACATAGTTTAAATAATAACAATTGCAAAAGTTTCAGCAAGATACAATGTCTATAAAGCACTTTAAGAGATGCATGTAGACCATGCAGAATGAAATTCAGGTCATTTTCATCTCAATTAGTGGCAAACAAGGCCAACCTACATTTTATAATAAGAGAACATTCTTAAAAAACGTTCTGGATCAAAGAAGAGTGGAGACACACTCAGTCTGTGTCGCTTTGATGTTAAATTTGATTTGAAACATGATTTTATGGATCATGTTGGTGCATCAGCTGGTCACTGCAACTGATGCCTTTGCAGAACATACCGGGCTTCTACAcaacccactgattcccacagTTACCTGATATTTACCTCATCCcactctgcctcttgcaaagacaccATCTCCTATACTCAATTTCTCAGTCAGTCACATCTCCTCCTAAGATGAGGCTATTCACTCTAGATGTCCTCTAGAGTGGAAAGATAGTTTACTTTTCACCCCAGCTTCCTAAGACCTTACTTTTCACCATAgcttctgcatccaacacatcatttctccaacatttccaccATCTCCAATGCGatctcaccaccagtcacatcttcccatccccacccctttccacttcctgcagaatgaggccacatgcaaactggaggaacaacatttCGTatgatagcttacaacccaacagaatgaagatctgttgaattctcaaattttaggtaAGCAAGCTACAAACagccctctccctaccccctctctccctccccccacccccaaaaaaTCTTTCATCCCTGGATGTGCGCCAATTTCTCCCACAATCCCGTCCCTCCTTtagctcctttctccccccccacgaCTTCTTCCATTTAtaacccttcctctggcttcacatttcagaaCTTCTCTCCTTGCCTTATTTCACTGCATTTTGTCTTTTcatatctggcctttgtccaaccatatgCCAATGAAACTCCTTCacttgcatccacctatcacttgcaatgCTTTAGCCTGTCCCACTCTTCcagcttccctccccccccccccctactacaaccagtctgaagaagggtcccaacccaaaacgttgcctggttATGGTGGGGTGACTGGTTTGCTTGCCATACTGCGCTGAACCCATAacgttctgcaatttcttgcgggttAGAGTAGAGCAGTTGCCAACCTAAACTTTGATGCATCAGAATAGGATGATTTCTATGATGCCTCCATATAAATTGAGACACGTTAAATGTCTTAGTCTATTGAGGAAGAAGGTGtgttgatgtgccttcttggctgtacaCTTATTTTTAAGTGAGAGTATGGCTTGGAGGGCAACTTTCAGATGGAAGGGCTTCCAtgttttagctgttgttgtccttcTAGCTGATGGAGGCCATGAGTTTGGAAGGTGCTGCCCAAGGAGACTTGGCGAGTTGCTGCACTGCATTCTGTAGTTGGTACAAACTACGTTATTTCACTTTGGTGGTGGAGCGAGTTGTGGAGGATGTGGATGGGGTTACATATCAAACAGACTGCTATGTTTTATATGGTGTTGAAAACCTTGAGCATTGTAAAACTGCATTCATCCAGGCAAGTGCTCACATTCCTGACTTGAGCCTTGTAGATGGCGGACAGGCTTTGGGCAGTTAGGAGGGGAGTTACTTGCAACATAATTTCTAGCCGCTGATCTGTTCTCATAACATAACCACATTGTTGATACATCTAGTCCAGCTCAGTTTCTTGTCAATAGCAACCCCCAGGCTATTGTTAGTGGGGCTTTCAGTAGCGCTAATTCCATTGAATGTCAGGGGTTGATACCTGGATTTCAAGACTTTGACAATTAACCCATTGTAAAATTACATTGAATTTAGCAAAGGTCACTATGGTCTCACATCTATACTAAGCAGGCAAGCAAGGTACCATGTTTCATGTACAAAGTTATGAACACCAACAATGAGAATATGCAAAGTGTACAATTTAAGAAGTACTGAGCTCCACTAAACACAGGGAAGATCTAATGGAGGCATAACTAAATTCTATGCAGTTTAATACATCAAACATCAGCTCCATTTAACATTTTAAGTAGCCAAATCtattatgttttaattcccaacacAAAGTAGCAAATACAAATATCTCTTTTATTCTATATTTAAAAACTGTGGAAATGCTCACCTCACACTCACTTGGTATACCCCTACCTTGGTGGGGCTTTTGGGTATTACTTCCATCTGTGGGGCAGCGTTCAAGTTGGTTCTCCTTCTGCTCGATAGGTTCAAAATCAGGGTCCTCTGGTTCCTCTTTGATTTTAATTTGTAAATTGGTCTGTGATAAGACAATGGGCGAGGTGTTCTCCCTTTCTGGACAATCACCAGATGTTGAAACTGTCTCGGGACCTGGGCTGAATGATCCACTGTTCTTCTGCATGACAAGGTAGATTTTACCATTGTCAATCACCATGGCATTATCCTTCCATGGGGGAAACAAGCCTGCTTCAGTTTCTGTATGTGAAGGTGGTGGCAAAAGGCTTAGAATCCCTCCTTTTGTAAGCTGCTGATTGGCCAAATTCTTTAAGATCTTTGAGGCCAAATTATTGGAAGATTTAACTGGAACGAGGCAGTTTGATGAATAATCTATGTTCTTCACTGCCAATTTCAAAGGAGGGTCCTGGGACTTGGACTGCTCATTGTTCGAAACTGCTGCACTACTGGCAGGTGATAGTGAGCTAATCACAGGGTCGTCACTAGCAATGAGGATTGTGGGGACCTCAACCATGTTTTTAGGCTGAATGTTTGGGAGGTGCTTTGCAATTGTCTTCACAGTATTAACTGGGCAAACATAAATGACTGTTGGAGATGGCTGTGCAGATTGACTCCAGTTAGCAAGGTTGCAAGCCAAAATCTTCTGCTGGACGGCAGGAGGCAGTAGAGATGCTGGTACAGATTTGACTTCTGCATTTGCAGGGATCTGAAGATGATGGCCAGAAGGCAATATTGGATTCTTAAAAACCATGAAAGTCTTCTGATCCTCAGTTGGAGTGGGAGATGGCAGAGTGCCCTGCTCTAATGCGTTAGGTAAAGTAACTTTTGCTAGCTGAGGAGTCAGTATGACCTCTGGTAAAGTTGAAGATGCTTTGGTTTTCTGTACGGCTGGACCATGCACAGTAACTGTTGTTATTTTATAAGCCGTTTCATCTGGAGCCAAAGAGGGAGAAGAATAGGTTTTCTGGATCGCTCGGCGAAGCAAATTCACTTTACTAATAAACTTTTCTACTGGCAAAGTAGAAGATGTTTGGATTTCCTGTATAGTTGGATTATGCAAAGTAGTTGTTTTTGGACTACAGGACTCTTTGACTGTTGCTGAAATGGCAACTGGTTTGGCCTTCTGAATAGGCAGCCCAGATAAAGTAAGTGCTGCCAGACTTGGACATTGCAAAGGTGCAGCTGTTGGTGCCGCGAGTACCTTTTCTTGTGACAAGCTGGCTGGAGGCACCTTACTGTTACTTACAGGTGCTTCAACAACCTTACTGTTACCTACAGGTGCTATCAGAAATCTTCCTGCGTTGGTGGTCTGCAGTAGTGGATGACATCTTTTTGTAGAACTGCAATTTGTTGTTGCAACAGAGATCATATTTAGTTTAGTAAAGGAACTACTGGTGGAAATTGGAAGAGGAACAGCCGGGATGTAATGTGCAGTGCTGTTGGAGAGTGGAATTAGTTTCAGGAGGTTCTTTCCATCAAGGCTTGTGGTCTGCACAATCCGGTACATTAATCCAGAAATGCTAGGAGAGACATTAAAATATGTTATTAGTTGATATGAAGATATCTATTTCTATTACAAAATATGTTGCACTCACTAGAACTAGATCATTAAACTAAATAGATTTTCAATTTATCGTGCCATAAAAACAATCAAGCAGATGATTCTATTTTAACTGTCACAGTTATTATTCATAAGACCATAAAACaggagaattgggccattcagcccatcaagtctacgctgccattcgatcgtggctgatgtatttttccgtctcaaccccattttcctcccttctccctggaacctttgacacccttaacacccttactaatacaGAACCTATTCATcttcgctttaaaaatatccaatactCCACAGTGGCTATGAatccctcagattcaccaccctctagataTGGAAAATTATCCTTATCTCTGTaatagatacatccttttattctgaggttgtgccctttgTTTCATACTTGAGTTCTCACAGTCTGAAAGGACGATGACATCTACA
This genomic interval carries:
- the lrif1 gene encoding ligand-dependent nuclear receptor-interacting factor 1, giving the protein MNNVKSIVLQSADGSSNSQRISGLMYRIVQTTSLDGKNLLKLIPLSNSTAHYIPAVPLPISTSSSFTKLNMISVATTNCSSTKRCHPLLQTTNAGRFLIAPVGNSKVVEAPVSNSKVPPASLSQEKVLAAPTAAPLQCPSLAALTLSGLPIQKAKPVAISATVKESCSPKTTTLHNPTIQEIQTSSTLPVEKFISKVNLLRRAIQKTYSSPSLAPDETAYKITTVTVHGPAVQKTKASSTLPEVILTPQLAKVTLPNALEQGTLPSPTPTEDQKTFMVFKNPILPSGHHLQIPANAEVKSVPASLLPPAVQQKILACNLANWSQSAQPSPTVIYVCPVNTVKTIAKHLPNIQPKNMVEVPTILIASDDPVISSLSPASSAAVSNNEQSKSQDPPLKLAVKNIDYSSNCLVPVKSSNNLASKILKNLANQQLTKGGILSLLPPPSHTETEAGLFPPWKDNAMVIDNGKIYLVMQKNSGSFSPGPETVSTSGDCPERENTSPIVLSQTNLQIKIKEEPEDPDFEPIEQKENQLERCPTDGSNTQKPHQGRGIPSECEHMDPVCRMLGEETDGQLLKKAGIRTNLQICLTRISQKQLEQWKKSSSPAISVARKSPDQQIKKVDDITTAITNKKIQDIANLMVVKKEEPIDPGYYAHHTKEMEIKVEPKSPVKRKSESINCSMAVKKQRLKRLFSNCESEHAYSCLPVYSTEASPLSTAVTSHIDSHSKQEALASTTKPSMAPEKCLIMESSTIAGIDNAKGLQLAPPAGPAPSISSFSIGHSFATDISTARTSTLPLSVDETARDEKIRRLKEILKEKEAALEAIRKKMIKAKSPSKTNVKLALNMLIIKKQPDKKNILNRKSEHAYSCLREENVHVSPRSSSLNSRSEPNVTESCNSVTHCAAANKVLDLSSVSGVTPPPPNVDRTAREEKIRRLKAILKAKEAALETIRKSKKVSTQL